From a region of the Podarcis muralis chromosome 16, rPodMur119.hap1.1, whole genome shotgun sequence genome:
- the GAL3ST1 gene encoding galactosylceramide sulfotransferase isoform X3, whose product MSEKHPKEASLANSALVVAGRRKVCWKVIAMVHQGKNWKSMCKGLVLGTLLTSFMLLLYSYAVPPLQVSMTEVPIPYSCSSYPSQARLLALANGSHSPQKCHPKLDIMFLKTHKTASSTIINILFRFGEKHRLRFAFPSGRNDFYYPSFFERSQVQDYQPGMCFNIICNHMRFHYEEVRKLLPADTIFVTVLRDPAYLFESSFHYFGRLIPMTWKLSDDDKLAEFLQDPWRYYDPNGFGAHYLQNLLFFDLGYDSSMNANSPLVEQYIREVDERFHLVMLVEYFDESLVLLKDLLCWELEDIIYFKLNARNDSSISRLTDELYQKATAWNLIDAKLYYYFNATFWRKVEAYGRERMARDVARLQEENEKMKNICIDGGRPVDASAIQESGMQPWQPFGKKTILGYNLKKRINKKHRKLCRKMLTPEIQYLTDLGANIWVTKLWSWVREFLKW is encoded by the exons gTGATCGCGATGGTGCATCAGGGGAAGAACTGGAAGTCCATGTGTAAGGGCCTCGTCCTGGGGACTCTCCTAACCAGCTTCATGCTGCTGCTGTACTCCTACGCCGTCCCACCCTTACAAGTCAGCATGACAGA GGTCCCAATTCCCTACTCGTGCTCTTCCTACCCTTCCCAGGCTAGGCTGCTGGCTTTGGCCAACGGTAGCCACAGTCCACAGAAGTGTCATCCCAAGCTGGACATCATGTTCCTGAAGACCCACAAGACAGCCAGCAGCACCATAATCAACATCCTCTTCCGCTTTGGGGAGAAGCACCGCCTGAGGTTCGCCTTTCCCAGCGGACGCAATGACTTCTACTACCCCTCCTTCTTTGAGCGGAGTCAAGTGCAGGACTACCAGCCTGGCATGTGCTTCAACATCATCTGCAACCACATGCGCTTCCATTATGAGGAAGTGCGCAAGCTGCTACCAGCCGACACCATCTTTGTCACCGTGCTGCGGGACCCCGCCTACCTCTTTGAGTCCTCCTTCCACTATTTTGGGCGCCTCATtcccatgacctggaagttgtcagACGATGATAAGCTGGCCGAATTCCTGCAGGACCCTTGGCGTTACTATGATCCCAATGGATTTGGTGCACATTACCTCCAGAATCTCCTCTTCTTCGACTTGGGCTATGACAGTAGCATGAATGCCAACAGCCCTCTAGTTGAACAGTACATCCGTGAAGTGGACGAGCGTTTCCACCTGGTCATGCTGGTAGAGTACTTTGACGAGTCATTGGTGCTTCTGAAGGACTTGCTCTGCTGGGAGCTGGAAGACATCATCTACTTCAAGCTCAACGCCCGGAATGATTCCAGCATCTCTAGGCTGACGGACGAGCTCTACCAGAAGGCCACGGCCTGGAATCTCATAGACGCCAAACTCTACTATTACTTCAATGCCACCTTCTGGCGCAAGGTAGAAGCCTACGGGCGTGAGAGGATGGCCAGGGACGTGGccaggcttcaggaagagaatGAGAAGATGAAGAACATCTGCATTGACGGGGGCCGCCCGGTGGACGCCAGCGCCATCCAGGAATCCGGCATGCAACCGTGGCAGCCATTTGGCAAAAAGACCATCCTGGGCTACAATCTGAAAAAGAGGATCAACAAGAAGCACCGGAAGCTCTGCCGCAAGATGCTAACCCCTGAGATCCAGTACCTGACGGACCTGGGGGCCAACATCTGGGTCACCAAGCTGTGGAGCTGGGTGCGCGAGTTCCTCAAGTGGTAG
- the GAL3ST1 gene encoding galactosylceramide sulfotransferase isoform X1, with translation MYSSITKCSFLHPGKPFLYCSIRANSNPRETKLLIIALQLLRTCFSGESSGAEQRALQHRALNHRLVPRDSVRQKVIAMVHQGKNWKSMCKGLVLGTLLTSFMLLLYSYAVPPLQVSMTEVPIPYSCSSYPSQARLLALANGSHSPQKCHPKLDIMFLKTHKTASSTIINILFRFGEKHRLRFAFPSGRNDFYYPSFFERSQVQDYQPGMCFNIICNHMRFHYEEVRKLLPADTIFVTVLRDPAYLFESSFHYFGRLIPMTWKLSDDDKLAEFLQDPWRYYDPNGFGAHYLQNLLFFDLGYDSSMNANSPLVEQYIREVDERFHLVMLVEYFDESLVLLKDLLCWELEDIIYFKLNARNDSSISRLTDELYQKATAWNLIDAKLYYYFNATFWRKVEAYGRERMARDVARLQEENEKMKNICIDGGRPVDASAIQESGMQPWQPFGKKTILGYNLKKRINKKHRKLCRKMLTPEIQYLTDLGANIWVTKLWSWVREFLKW, from the exons ATGTACAGCTCCATAACCAAGTGTTCTTTTCTTCACCCCGGGAAACCATTCCTTTactgctcaatcagagcaaacagcaatccaagaGAAACCAAATTGCTAATTATTGCACTTCAGCTTTTAAGAACGtgtttttctggggaaagctCCGGGGCGGAACAAAGAGCGCTCCAGCACAGAGCTTTAAATCACAGACTTGTGCCTAGAGACAGTGTAAGGCAGAAG gTGATCGCGATGGTGCATCAGGGGAAGAACTGGAAGTCCATGTGTAAGGGCCTCGTCCTGGGGACTCTCCTAACCAGCTTCATGCTGCTGCTGTACTCCTACGCCGTCCCACCCTTACAAGTCAGCATGACAGA GGTCCCAATTCCCTACTCGTGCTCTTCCTACCCTTCCCAGGCTAGGCTGCTGGCTTTGGCCAACGGTAGCCACAGTCCACAGAAGTGTCATCCCAAGCTGGACATCATGTTCCTGAAGACCCACAAGACAGCCAGCAGCACCATAATCAACATCCTCTTCCGCTTTGGGGAGAAGCACCGCCTGAGGTTCGCCTTTCCCAGCGGACGCAATGACTTCTACTACCCCTCCTTCTTTGAGCGGAGTCAAGTGCAGGACTACCAGCCTGGCATGTGCTTCAACATCATCTGCAACCACATGCGCTTCCATTATGAGGAAGTGCGCAAGCTGCTACCAGCCGACACCATCTTTGTCACCGTGCTGCGGGACCCCGCCTACCTCTTTGAGTCCTCCTTCCACTATTTTGGGCGCCTCATtcccatgacctggaagttgtcagACGATGATAAGCTGGCCGAATTCCTGCAGGACCCTTGGCGTTACTATGATCCCAATGGATTTGGTGCACATTACCTCCAGAATCTCCTCTTCTTCGACTTGGGCTATGACAGTAGCATGAATGCCAACAGCCCTCTAGTTGAACAGTACATCCGTGAAGTGGACGAGCGTTTCCACCTGGTCATGCTGGTAGAGTACTTTGACGAGTCATTGGTGCTTCTGAAGGACTTGCTCTGCTGGGAGCTGGAAGACATCATCTACTTCAAGCTCAACGCCCGGAATGATTCCAGCATCTCTAGGCTGACGGACGAGCTCTACCAGAAGGCCACGGCCTGGAATCTCATAGACGCCAAACTCTACTATTACTTCAATGCCACCTTCTGGCGCAAGGTAGAAGCCTACGGGCGTGAGAGGATGGCCAGGGACGTGGccaggcttcaggaagagaatGAGAAGATGAAGAACATCTGCATTGACGGGGGCCGCCCGGTGGACGCCAGCGCCATCCAGGAATCCGGCATGCAACCGTGGCAGCCATTTGGCAAAAAGACCATCCTGGGCTACAATCTGAAAAAGAGGATCAACAAGAAGCACCGGAAGCTCTGCCGCAAGATGCTAACCCCTGAGATCCAGTACCTGACGGACCTGGGGGCCAACATCTGGGTCACCAAGCTGTGGAGCTGGGTGCGCGAGTTCCTCAAGTGGTAG
- the GAL3ST1 gene encoding galactosylceramide sulfotransferase isoform X5, producing MVHQGKNWKSMCKGLVLGTLLTSFMLLLYSYAVPPLQVSMTEVPIPYSCSSYPSQARLLALANGSHSPQKCHPKLDIMFLKTHKTASSTIINILFRFGEKHRLRFAFPSGRNDFYYPSFFERSQVQDYQPGMCFNIICNHMRFHYEEVRKLLPADTIFVTVLRDPAYLFESSFHYFGRLIPMTWKLSDDDKLAEFLQDPWRYYDPNGFGAHYLQNLLFFDLGYDSSMNANSPLVEQYIREVDERFHLVMLVEYFDESLVLLKDLLCWELEDIIYFKLNARNDSSISRLTDELYQKATAWNLIDAKLYYYFNATFWRKVEAYGRERMARDVARLQEENEKMKNICIDGGRPVDASAIQESGMQPWQPFGKKTILGYNLKKRINKKHRKLCRKMLTPEIQYLTDLGANIWVTKLWSWVREFLKW from the exons ATGGTGCATCAGGGGAAGAACTGGAAGTCCATGTGTAAGGGCCTCGTCCTGGGGACTCTCCTAACCAGCTTCATGCTGCTGCTGTACTCCTACGCCGTCCCACCCTTACAAGTCAGCATGACAGA GGTCCCAATTCCCTACTCGTGCTCTTCCTACCCTTCCCAGGCTAGGCTGCTGGCTTTGGCCAACGGTAGCCACAGTCCACAGAAGTGTCATCCCAAGCTGGACATCATGTTCCTGAAGACCCACAAGACAGCCAGCAGCACCATAATCAACATCCTCTTCCGCTTTGGGGAGAAGCACCGCCTGAGGTTCGCCTTTCCCAGCGGACGCAATGACTTCTACTACCCCTCCTTCTTTGAGCGGAGTCAAGTGCAGGACTACCAGCCTGGCATGTGCTTCAACATCATCTGCAACCACATGCGCTTCCATTATGAGGAAGTGCGCAAGCTGCTACCAGCCGACACCATCTTTGTCACCGTGCTGCGGGACCCCGCCTACCTCTTTGAGTCCTCCTTCCACTATTTTGGGCGCCTCATtcccatgacctggaagttgtcagACGATGATAAGCTGGCCGAATTCCTGCAGGACCCTTGGCGTTACTATGATCCCAATGGATTTGGTGCACATTACCTCCAGAATCTCCTCTTCTTCGACTTGGGCTATGACAGTAGCATGAATGCCAACAGCCCTCTAGTTGAACAGTACATCCGTGAAGTGGACGAGCGTTTCCACCTGGTCATGCTGGTAGAGTACTTTGACGAGTCATTGGTGCTTCTGAAGGACTTGCTCTGCTGGGAGCTGGAAGACATCATCTACTTCAAGCTCAACGCCCGGAATGATTCCAGCATCTCTAGGCTGACGGACGAGCTCTACCAGAAGGCCACGGCCTGGAATCTCATAGACGCCAAACTCTACTATTACTTCAATGCCACCTTCTGGCGCAAGGTAGAAGCCTACGGGCGTGAGAGGATGGCCAGGGACGTGGccaggcttcaggaagagaatGAGAAGATGAAGAACATCTGCATTGACGGGGGCCGCCCGGTGGACGCCAGCGCCATCCAGGAATCCGGCATGCAACCGTGGCAGCCATTTGGCAAAAAGACCATCCTGGGCTACAATCTGAAAAAGAGGATCAACAAGAAGCACCGGAAGCTCTGCCGCAAGATGCTAACCCCTGAGATCCAGTACCTGACGGACCTGGGGGCCAACATCTGGGTCACCAAGCTGTGGAGCTGGGTGCGCGAGTTCCTCAAGTGGTAG
- the GAL3ST1 gene encoding galactosylceramide sulfotransferase isoform X4: MKSTGNPQQSVIAMVHQGKNWKSMCKGLVLGTLLTSFMLLLYSYAVPPLQVSMTEVPIPYSCSSYPSQARLLALANGSHSPQKCHPKLDIMFLKTHKTASSTIINILFRFGEKHRLRFAFPSGRNDFYYPSFFERSQVQDYQPGMCFNIICNHMRFHYEEVRKLLPADTIFVTVLRDPAYLFESSFHYFGRLIPMTWKLSDDDKLAEFLQDPWRYYDPNGFGAHYLQNLLFFDLGYDSSMNANSPLVEQYIREVDERFHLVMLVEYFDESLVLLKDLLCWELEDIIYFKLNARNDSSISRLTDELYQKATAWNLIDAKLYYYFNATFWRKVEAYGRERMARDVARLQEENEKMKNICIDGGRPVDASAIQESGMQPWQPFGKKTILGYNLKKRINKKHRKLCRKMLTPEIQYLTDLGANIWVTKLWSWVREFLKW; the protein is encoded by the exons ATGAAATCTACAGGAAACCCTCAGCAATCA gTGATCGCGATGGTGCATCAGGGGAAGAACTGGAAGTCCATGTGTAAGGGCCTCGTCCTGGGGACTCTCCTAACCAGCTTCATGCTGCTGCTGTACTCCTACGCCGTCCCACCCTTACAAGTCAGCATGACAGA GGTCCCAATTCCCTACTCGTGCTCTTCCTACCCTTCCCAGGCTAGGCTGCTGGCTTTGGCCAACGGTAGCCACAGTCCACAGAAGTGTCATCCCAAGCTGGACATCATGTTCCTGAAGACCCACAAGACAGCCAGCAGCACCATAATCAACATCCTCTTCCGCTTTGGGGAGAAGCACCGCCTGAGGTTCGCCTTTCCCAGCGGACGCAATGACTTCTACTACCCCTCCTTCTTTGAGCGGAGTCAAGTGCAGGACTACCAGCCTGGCATGTGCTTCAACATCATCTGCAACCACATGCGCTTCCATTATGAGGAAGTGCGCAAGCTGCTACCAGCCGACACCATCTTTGTCACCGTGCTGCGGGACCCCGCCTACCTCTTTGAGTCCTCCTTCCACTATTTTGGGCGCCTCATtcccatgacctggaagttgtcagACGATGATAAGCTGGCCGAATTCCTGCAGGACCCTTGGCGTTACTATGATCCCAATGGATTTGGTGCACATTACCTCCAGAATCTCCTCTTCTTCGACTTGGGCTATGACAGTAGCATGAATGCCAACAGCCCTCTAGTTGAACAGTACATCCGTGAAGTGGACGAGCGTTTCCACCTGGTCATGCTGGTAGAGTACTTTGACGAGTCATTGGTGCTTCTGAAGGACTTGCTCTGCTGGGAGCTGGAAGACATCATCTACTTCAAGCTCAACGCCCGGAATGATTCCAGCATCTCTAGGCTGACGGACGAGCTCTACCAGAAGGCCACGGCCTGGAATCTCATAGACGCCAAACTCTACTATTACTTCAATGCCACCTTCTGGCGCAAGGTAGAAGCCTACGGGCGTGAGAGGATGGCCAGGGACGTGGccaggcttcaggaagagaatGAGAAGATGAAGAACATCTGCATTGACGGGGGCCGCCCGGTGGACGCCAGCGCCATCCAGGAATCCGGCATGCAACCGTGGCAGCCATTTGGCAAAAAGACCATCCTGGGCTACAATCTGAAAAAGAGGATCAACAAGAAGCACCGGAAGCTCTGCCGCAAGATGCTAACCCCTGAGATCCAGTACCTGACGGACCTGGGGGCCAACATCTGGGTCACCAAGCTGTGGAGCTGGGTGCGCGAGTTCCTCAAGTGGTAG
- the GAL3ST1 gene encoding galactosylceramide sulfotransferase isoform X2, producing the protein MKSTGNPQQSVGYIRREGIFSSETPSRQVIAMVHQGKNWKSMCKGLVLGTLLTSFMLLLYSYAVPPLQVSMTEVPIPYSCSSYPSQARLLALANGSHSPQKCHPKLDIMFLKTHKTASSTIINILFRFGEKHRLRFAFPSGRNDFYYPSFFERSQVQDYQPGMCFNIICNHMRFHYEEVRKLLPADTIFVTVLRDPAYLFESSFHYFGRLIPMTWKLSDDDKLAEFLQDPWRYYDPNGFGAHYLQNLLFFDLGYDSSMNANSPLVEQYIREVDERFHLVMLVEYFDESLVLLKDLLCWELEDIIYFKLNARNDSSISRLTDELYQKATAWNLIDAKLYYYFNATFWRKVEAYGRERMARDVARLQEENEKMKNICIDGGRPVDASAIQESGMQPWQPFGKKTILGYNLKKRINKKHRKLCRKMLTPEIQYLTDLGANIWVTKLWSWVREFLKW; encoded by the exons ATGAAATCTACAGGAAACCCTCAGCAATCAGTTGGGTATATAAGGCGTGAGGGGATCTTTAGTTCAGAGACACCTTCCAGGCAG gTGATCGCGATGGTGCATCAGGGGAAGAACTGGAAGTCCATGTGTAAGGGCCTCGTCCTGGGGACTCTCCTAACCAGCTTCATGCTGCTGCTGTACTCCTACGCCGTCCCACCCTTACAAGTCAGCATGACAGA GGTCCCAATTCCCTACTCGTGCTCTTCCTACCCTTCCCAGGCTAGGCTGCTGGCTTTGGCCAACGGTAGCCACAGTCCACAGAAGTGTCATCCCAAGCTGGACATCATGTTCCTGAAGACCCACAAGACAGCCAGCAGCACCATAATCAACATCCTCTTCCGCTTTGGGGAGAAGCACCGCCTGAGGTTCGCCTTTCCCAGCGGACGCAATGACTTCTACTACCCCTCCTTCTTTGAGCGGAGTCAAGTGCAGGACTACCAGCCTGGCATGTGCTTCAACATCATCTGCAACCACATGCGCTTCCATTATGAGGAAGTGCGCAAGCTGCTACCAGCCGACACCATCTTTGTCACCGTGCTGCGGGACCCCGCCTACCTCTTTGAGTCCTCCTTCCACTATTTTGGGCGCCTCATtcccatgacctggaagttgtcagACGATGATAAGCTGGCCGAATTCCTGCAGGACCCTTGGCGTTACTATGATCCCAATGGATTTGGTGCACATTACCTCCAGAATCTCCTCTTCTTCGACTTGGGCTATGACAGTAGCATGAATGCCAACAGCCCTCTAGTTGAACAGTACATCCGTGAAGTGGACGAGCGTTTCCACCTGGTCATGCTGGTAGAGTACTTTGACGAGTCATTGGTGCTTCTGAAGGACTTGCTCTGCTGGGAGCTGGAAGACATCATCTACTTCAAGCTCAACGCCCGGAATGATTCCAGCATCTCTAGGCTGACGGACGAGCTCTACCAGAAGGCCACGGCCTGGAATCTCATAGACGCCAAACTCTACTATTACTTCAATGCCACCTTCTGGCGCAAGGTAGAAGCCTACGGGCGTGAGAGGATGGCCAGGGACGTGGccaggcttcaggaagagaatGAGAAGATGAAGAACATCTGCATTGACGGGGGCCGCCCGGTGGACGCCAGCGCCATCCAGGAATCCGGCATGCAACCGTGGCAGCCATTTGGCAAAAAGACCATCCTGGGCTACAATCTGAAAAAGAGGATCAACAAGAAGCACCGGAAGCTCTGCCGCAAGATGCTAACCCCTGAGATCCAGTACCTGACGGACCTGGGGGCCAACATCTGGGTCACCAAGCTGTGGAGCTGGGTGCGCGAGTTCCTCAAGTGGTAG